A window of the Brassica napus cultivar Da-Ae chromosome C5, Da-Ae, whole genome shotgun sequence genome harbors these coding sequences:
- the LOC106382166 gene encoding non-classical arabinogalactan protein 31-like yields MGFLGKSVLLSILAIWFFTSCAFTEEVNHVTQTPSSAPAPSPYHHGHHHPHPPHHHHPHPHPPAKAPVKPPVSPPSKPPVKTPVYPPTKSPVKPPTKPPVKAPVSPPAKPPVKPPVYPPTKAPVKPPVKPPVKPPVSPPAKPPVKPPVYPPTKAPVKPPVKPPVKPPVSPPAKPPVKPPVSPPAKPPVKPPVYPPTKAPVKPPTKAPVKPPVSPPTKPPVSPPAKPPVRPPVYPPKFNRSLIAVQGTVFCKSCQYASSDSLIGAKPVEGAVVRLLCKSKKNVVAETKTDKNGYFLLLGPKTVTNYGFRGCRVYLVKSKDYKCNKVSKLFRGDVGAVLKPEKRKGKSAVVINQLIYGIFNVGPFAFDPVCPK; encoded by the exons ATGGGGTTCTTGGGTAAGAGTGTATTGTTGAGTATCCTTGCAATATGGTTCTTCACTTCCTGTGCTTTCACTGAAGAAGTGAACCATGTGACCCAAACGCCTTCCTCTGCCCCTGCTCCATCTCCTTACCACCACGGCCACCACCACCCACATCCTCCCCATCACCACCACCCTCACCCTCACCCACCGGCAAAAGCCCCTGTCAAGCCGCCGGTTTCTCCACCTTCTAAACCTCCGGTTAAGACTCCAGTTTACCCTCCAACCAAATCCCCGGTTAAGCCCCCAACTAAACCTCCGGTTAAGGCACCAGTTTCCCCACCAGCAAAACCTCCTGTTAAACCTCCGGTTTACCCTCCGACCAAAGCTCCGGTTAAGCCCCCAGTCAAACCTCCGGTTAAGCCACCAGTTTCCCCACCAGCAAAACCTCCTGTTAAACCTCCAGTTTACCCTCCGACCAAAGCTCCAGTTAAGCCCCCAGTCAAACCTCCGGTTAAGCCACCAGTTTCACCACCGGCCAAACCTCCAGTAAAGCCACCAGTTTCACCACCGGCCAAACCTCCGGTTAAGCCCCCGGTTTACCCTCCGACCAAAGCCCCTGTTAAGCCCCCGACCAAAGCCCCGGTTAAGCCTCCGGTCTCTCCTCCAACCAAACCACCAGTCTCCCCTCCAGCTAAGCCACCGGTGAGGCCACCGGTTTACCCGCCAAAATTCAACAGAAGCCTAATCGCCGTTCAGGGTACGGTCTTCTGCAAAAGCTGCCAGTACGCTTCTTCCGATTCACTCATTGGCGCCAAACCCGTTGAag GTGCTGTTGTGAGACTACTGTGTAAGAGCAAGAAGAACGTAGTCGCGGAGACCAAGACGGACAAGAACGGATACTTCTTGTTGTTGGGCCCGAAGACGGTGACAAACTACGGTTTCAGAGGATGTCGTGTGTATCTTGTGAAATCAAAGGACTACAAATGCAACAAAGTGTCAAAGCTATTCCGTGGAGATGTCGGTGCCGTACTCAAGCCGGAGAAAAGGAAGGGGAAATCTGCGGTGGTCATTAACCAGCTCATCTACGGTATCTTTAACGTTGGACCGTTTGCGTTTGACCCGGTTTGCCCCAAATAA
- the LOC106379868 gene encoding brix domain-containing protein C4F8.04-like has protein sequence MTLSNGSLHQIRRRPPETLLPRCGVGMAWAAFHAVEVVSSSRFAHKRIGYHAIAQSFNNQTPVLLMITNQLRKETVRTSTREPDALLIIGLPNGPAAHFKLSYLVLRKDIKNHENLTSHEPELVLTTSQLV, from the exons ATGACTTTGTCTAACGGATCTCTCCACCAAATCCGTCGCCGCCCTCCAGAAACTCTCCTTCCTCGCTGCGGCGTCGGCATGGCTTGGGCGGCCTTCCACGCCGTGGAGGTCGTTTCCTCATCTCGATTCGCGCATAAGAGGATCGGTTACCACGCGATTGCTCAGTCGTTCAACAATCAGACGCCGGTTCTGCTTATGATCACGAACCAGCTCAGGAAGGAAACAGTTCGAACGAGTACGAG AGAGCCTG ATGCGCTCCTTATCATTGGTTTGCCAAACGGTCCTGCTGCTCATTTCAAGTTGTCATATCTTGTTCTAAGGAAGGATATCAAG AACCATGAAAACCTTACAAGCCATGAACCGGAGCTGGTTTTAACAACTTCACAACTCGTTTAG
- the LOC106379869 gene encoding protein RALF-like 4, translating into MGGVKLLFIFGLLILAMVAKSVKATYPLTKSCINGQGCIGDDDELESLMDSETNRRQLARGRRYIGYDALKKNNVPCNRRGRSYYDCKKRRRNNPYRRGCSAITHCYRYAK; encoded by the coding sequence atggGTGGTGTCAAGTTGTTATTCATCTTTGGTCTATTGATCTTAGCTATGGTAGCTAAATCCGTCAAAGCGACCTACCCATTGACTAAATCTTGCATCAATGGACAAGGTTGCATCGGAGATGATGATGAACTTGAATCTCTAATGGATTCAGAGACAAACCGCCGTCAACTTGCTAGAGGACGTCGTTACATTGGCTATGACGCTCTCAAAAAGAACAATGTGCCTTGCAATAGACGTGGCCGATCTTACTACGATtgcaagaagaggagaaggaacaATCCTTACAGGCGTGGATGCAGTGCAATCACGCATTGCTATAGGTACGCTAAGTGA
- the LOC106378722 gene encoding zinc finger BED domain-containing protein RICESLEEPER 4-like — translation MVTLTLAVGVCGARAALIDRGRRRSGCFLYKHEMDKRDAPLVSELVEHFSKVNHPDFYLTYQDNQKGAMDSSGFSNLMSIDFESQGVVDAEAEHNDAMEDDYEPVKERVSANADGYLNKRKKQQVQAEDDNGKGMSSKAQERKMHKGKGDHGGKGKPQKKKQKTADSEDESGDHDNGKSPAQKQRRQYSPVWQDFVMVTKKDGSEKAQCKHCKIEYAHDSHNNGTNMVLNAEAKLQAKKYDHTVFRQMVAKCIILHDLPFSYVEYERVRSVWTYLNADVKFISRNTAAKDVYKFYQSETDILKKELATLPGRISFTSDLWTAITHEGYMCLTAHYVDRDWKLKNKILSFCALPPPHTGFQLAMKIIDEMEEWGIDKKVFSVTLDNATNNDSMQDILKSQLVLRNDLVCGGEFFHVRCSAHILNLIVQDGLKVIGNSLHKIRESIKFVKASESRELLFAKCVESVRKKEKAGLLLDVTTRWNSTYKMIYMALKYQAAFGHLKLIERSYKFHPSEDEWRRLQEMCNFLKPFDEITRLMSGSTYPTSNLYFMQVWRIQNWLTQNETSRDDVVRRMVIPMKEKFQNIGKKSATSTLLSAYENKETSNSPSAETHEAAPDQVAEDEQSGNFSNYDDFFSFCKANVVVSGKSPLEIYLEEPPIDGKVFASLDILDYWKDNSKRFGALALVARDLLSIPITTVASESSFSIGARVLNKYRSLLLPKHVQALISSRNWLKGFEAYENEEDEAYVDDETLPSFESIVGKKDGG, via the exons ATGGTTACTCTTACTTTAGCTGTGGGCGTTTGTGGTGCAAGAGCTG CTCTTATTGACCGAGGACGGAGACGATCTGGTTGTTTTCTTTACAAACATGAAATGGATAAACGTGATGCCCCTCTTGTCAGTGAGCTTGTTGAGCATTTCTCTAAGGTCAACCATCCAGACTTCTATCTCACGTACCAG GATAACCAGAAGGGAGCTATGGATTCAAGTGGCTTTTCAAACTTGATGTCGATAGATTTTGAGTCTCAAGGAGTTGTTGACGCTGAAGCAGAAC ATAATGATGCCATGGAAGATGATTATGAACCGGTAAAAGAGAGGGTTTCTGCCAATGCTGATGGCTATCTAAATAAGAGAAAGAAACAGCAGGTTCAGGCTGAGGATGATAATGGCAAAGGGATGTCATCTAAGGCGCAAGAGAGAAAGATGCATAAGGGAAAGGGTGATCATGGTGGCAAAGGGAAGCCgcaaaagaagaaacaaaagactGCTGATTCTGAAGACGAGTCAGGTGATCATGATAACGGAAAGTCACCGGCTCAGAAACAGAGGAGACAATACTCACCCGTGTGGCAAGATTTTGTAATGGTTACTAAGAAAGATGGCTCTGAAAAAGCACAATGCAAGCACTGCAAAATTGAATACGCACATGACTCTCACAACAATGGGACTAAT ATGGTGCTCAATGCAGAAGCAAAACTGCAAGCAAAGAAGTATGATCACACTGTTTTTCGTCAGATGGTAGCAAAGTGTATCATTCTGCATGATTTACCATTTTCATACGTTGAATATGAGAGGGTCAGATCTGTTTGGACATACTTGAATGCAGATGTGAAGTTTATCAGTCGCAACACAGCTGCAAAAGATGTTTACAAGTTCTATCAGAGTGAGACAGATATTCTGAAAAAAGAATTGGCTACTCTTCCTGGAAGGATTAGCTTTACTTCTGATCTGTGGACGGCAATCACACATGAAGGTTATATGTGTTTGACAGCACACTACGTAGACAGAGACTGGAAATTGAAGAACAAGATTCTTTCGTTTTGTGCTCTACCACCTCCACATACAGGTTTTCAGCTAGCTATGAAGATTATTGATGAAATGGAAGAATGGGGTATTGATAAAAAAGTGTTTTCAGTCACACTTGACAATGCTACAAACAATGATTCTATGCAAGATATCTTGAAATCTCAGCTTGTGCTGCGAAATGATTTGGTCTGTGGTGGAGAATTCTTTCATGTTAGATGTTCTGCGCATATCCTCAACCTTATTGTTCAAGATGGACTCAAAGTAATCGGCAATTCCTTGCATAAGATCAGAGAGAGTATCAAGTTTGTCAAAGCATCTGAATCTCGTGAGCTGCTCTTTGCTAAATGTGTTGAATCTGTACGTAAAAAAGAGAAGGCTGGGTTGCTTTTGGATGTTACCACAAGATGGAATTCAacatataaaatgatttatatggCCCTGAAGTATCAAGCAGCGTTTGGTCATCTCAAACTTATTGAGAGGAGTTACAAGTTTCACCCAAGCGAGGATGAGTGGAGAAGATTGCAGGAGATGTGTAATTTCTTGAAGCCCTTTGATGAGATTACTCGCCTCATGTCAGGATCGACATATCCTACGTCCAACTTGTATTTCATGCAAGTGTGGAGAATTCAAAACTGGCTGACACAGAATGAAACCAGTAGAGATGATGTTGTCCGAAGAATGGTTATACCGATGAAGGAGAAGTTTCAAAATATTGGGAAGAAGTCAGCGACATCT ACCTTGCTTAGCGCCTATGAGAACAAGGAAACATCGAATTCTCCTTCTGCAGAAACACATGAAGCTGCTCCAGACCAAGTTGCAGAGGATGAACAAAGTGGAAATTTCAGCAATTATGAT gACTTCTTTTCATTCTGCAAAGCAAATGTTGTTGTTAGTGGAAAATCGCCACTAGAGATATACCTCGAAGAACCACCTATAGACGGAAAGGTGTTTGCAAGTTTGGATATCCTGGACTACTGGAAAGATAACTCGAAACGTTTTGGTGCATTGGCTTTAGTGGCGCGTGACCTTCTCAGCATACCTATCACAACTGTAGCTTCTGAATCGTCTTTCAGCATTGGCGCTCGAGTTTTGAACAAATACAGAAGTCTTCTACTACCAAAACATGTTCAAGCACTAATATCTAGTCGAAATTGGTTAAAGGGATTTGAAGCTTACGAAAAtg AGGAAGATGAAGCGTATGTTGATGATGAGACATTACCATCCTTTGAATCCATTGTCGGTAAAAAAGATGGTGGTTGA